The genomic DNA TAAGTaacaaaacatgaaataaaTTTGAACATATATGGGAGCGGTttagagaggagaagagaaggtgCAAGAGCTCATGACCGAGACGTACAATAGTGTTGGAACTGAAAGGGGATGATGACTCTCATTGTCACGCtgataaataatacaaaaaaaaaaaaaaaNNNNNNNNNNNNNNNNNNNNNNNNNNNNNNNNNNNNNNNNNNNNNNataaataaatatactaacTACATCTCTTCTTACAACAAATCATAATAAAAcatcaattctttttttattactatttataatCTTACCGTTGTGAATCTTGTGATCTGATAGTacaattgcaaaaaaaaaaagaaacgttaatctaaaaaaaaaagaaaaagaaatatgcaaaacaaaacaaaaaagaaaaggaaaaaggaaatcctatttattttattattaggaGTTAGTAAACCCtacaaaatcttataaatactcTTACATCACTcgatggaaaaacaaaaatcatatctttctattttttaattttatttatattttgggttCTCTCTGCGAAGAGCGAAGCCGCTCTGTCGCCGCCGGTGGTCTCTCGAGACGATGATGAATCGATGAAGCCGAAGGGAAGACCCGATTGTAGTAGAGATATACGTTCTATCCAAGTTAAGTAAGTACGCTTCCCTACTCTCTGCTTTTCTCCTTCATCTTAGAATTTAACGGATTTCCAAAATTCTAACATCTGATATTGTTGTTAGGTCTTGTCTTATCCAACGGTGGGAGATGTTTTCCAGTCCAAAACACGAACGGGCCAATTTCTAAAGAGGAATTAGCGAAGACTACGATGATCGACGAgcccttcttctttcttgtttggtactctctgatctctctctttctctctgttcttcttcttcttcttgttttgcaatTCTCATACTtgtctgatttttgtttttagggtttttttttttctttcggaCAAGATTGCAAAACCATCATCGAGTCGAGACGTGTAGGAGAGATCGCGTGTCTGCTACTCTGTTCTTGATTCCTCAATCCTCACCCACCAATTCAACTCGTCTCGATATCTCCTCCTCCCCCACGGTTTGTCTTCCCaattttttgcttcttgttccttttcttcgtttttgattggtttttttttcttgtgaaggGACGAAAGTAGATTCAGAACATGGTCGCTATGCTAGGGTTTGAAGAACTgacgaagaagattcagaaccaaCACTGAGATGCCTTACAATAacaacatcaaacaaacaaactggTTCCTCTTGTTATGTATCGTATCACCTTGACATaattttttctgtgttttgttttgtttttgcagattgaACCCTAGATGCCCACGAGCTAGCTTTACCTAAGGTAACACATTCTTCCTAGATGTTTGTATTTGATGACAACTCTGTTTTGTGCGGTGTTTTGAAACCATAGATTTGTGTGTGATGCAGGTAATTAACAAACCTCTTGTTAGAGTGGACAGCAAGGTATTAATAATTCTTTTCTTCACATTGAATAATAGTCTCTTCCTAATTGTATTATTGGTTCCATCTCTGTTTGAAATAATACAATGTTATGTTACTTTGGCTAGGTAAGCATTGTAATGGAGCTATGGAGTTGGGTGGAATGGAAGACTGTTGGCAATGGAAGATTACATTACACAAGGAGCCAAGATGTTGTTCAGTTGACTGGTGGACTTGAGGAGGCTGCTTGCAAACTCAAAAAAGGCCAAGGTTCGATCCTTCTTCGTCTtgatttttgagatttatttCGTGTGTGGATTGATCGTTTTATTTCGTGTGTGTTGTTCAGCAGGCCGATAAAGGCCCAATAACAACAACTTCAGCCCATCAAACAAGACATGCCCAGGTGAATTTTTCAGcccttctatttttttttttataatatcatttagaaaattattattatgattatttattttgccTCTCAGTGGAAAATTTTCCAGCAATTAAAATTTCTCAGGTCCGTGAAGGCGTGAatacagagagagagggagagagagagggagagagagagagagagagagaacactgTGCATTCACCGCACGCACCGGTGTAACGGTACCAGCAGCAATTCATCTTCTCTCCTCCATGGTTTGTCTTCCCAATTGTTGTGATGTTATGTGTAGAGTGGCTGAGACGAGAGCTATAGACTATTTTGGGTCaggtaattttttatttgtctttgtGTTGTCTAATTCAGTTACTCTACTTGTCCTTTGATTtcatgtttttctcttttttttttttttttcctacggTGGCTTCCGTGCATTTTGCTGCGCCGTAACTTGTACACATGATTGTTGCCAAGGTCTGTTTCTCTGAATCTTCATCtgcttttcttctcttttcttatcCGAAAAATATACTCTCTTTTTTACACCTCGTCTCTGTTTGCTAGGTGCATTTTGTGGCGATGGAAGATACACTAGGAGCCCAGTGAAGAAGATCCCAAATGTTTGTTCACTTAGACTTGGTGGACTCGAGGAATGACGCTTCTTGTTCTTATTACCAAATTGATGCCTGAATGTGATCCATTTTAAAGAGTGTCTTCATTTGACTtaattattgtgttttttttttgtagattgaaTCATTTCAAACCTTTTTGCTACTGTAGATGCCGAGGAGCTATCTGGTTCAAGTACTACGGAGGTTTGGTGTGTGTGTTGGTTTCTGAGATTGAATTTTGTATTTGGTAAGCTTCTTACTAAAGTGCTGTTGTGTTTGGTCTCTGAGCTTTTTACTTCTGTGTTATGTTTGTAATGCAGGGAAACCGGATTGGATCTTCGAATACACGCTTTTGGATCCTCTCAATGGAGAACTCAGGTACTAGCCTACCAAAACCTTTATTGCTACTGCGAAGTTGTATATCCGTCTCAATTCTAACTTTTCTTTTCCTATGTTGGCCATTTATATTTGTGGACAACTTCTCCCAGTGCCCCTATGCATGGTTCTCCATAACCCTTTCAAATCTCCACAGAGGCATATGGTTTGTTCTTGTTGTGTTATTACTTTCTCAGTTTGTTTCTGTATACGAAGATACTAAATTTATGGTCCTGTTTTTCTTCTTACAGATACCTCTTGTATGGAGATATCTCGACCATATGCTCGCCTTATCTCCAAGGTAACACATGCTTCCTAGATGTTTGTATTTGGTGACaactctgttttgtgttttgttttgacatCATAGATTTGTGTATGATGCAGGTTAGGATTATTACACCATTTAGTTTTCCGCTGGAGATTCCAGTGGGTGTCTGCTACTCTGTTCTTGCTTCCTCAATCCTCACCCACCAATTCaactcgtctctctctctctctctctcttctcctccacCCACGGTTTGTCTTCCcaatttttgcttcttctttttttctttttttgatctCTAATGAttggttttattctttttcttttgaagcgACGAAGTAGGTCGCTATGCTAGGGTTTGGAGAAATgacgaagaagattcagaacaaaCACTAAGATGAACTATTTCGCCGTACAGTAATAACATCAAACTGGTTCCcttttatgttctgttttactATTATCCACCCTTgtacactcttttttttgttatgtatctTATCAGAATCCAACCATAttgacttaattttttttttgtgttttggtttgtttttgcaGACTGAACCATCCCATTACCTTTTGCTACCCTAGATGCCGACGAGCCAGCTCTCTGGTGCTCATCCTACTCCTCCTGAAGCACTACAGAGCTCTTTGGTGTGTGTGTCGTTACTTGTCAGactttgtattttgtaatttggtaaGCTTATTATTACTAAAGTTGCTCTTGTGTTTGATCTCTGagctttttttactttcatgtGTGTTATGTTTATATTGCAGGGAGAGTGGATTTGGATCTAACACGCTCTTGGATTGGTGATTGGTGAAGATATCCTAACTGTTATGGCTACAGAGCTCTGTGGTCTGGTGTGTGTCTTTACTTCTCAgactttgaattttataatttggtaAGCTTGTTACTAAAGTTGCTCTTGTGTTTGGCCTCTCAGACTTTTTTACTTTCCTTTGGTATGTTTATAGTGCAGGGAAAATTGGATTGGATCCTCTCAATCATAACACGCTTTTGGATGCTCTCAATGGAGAGAACCCTTTCAATATTAAAGTGGGTGAAAACAGCAATTCTCAGGTACGTAGTGGACAGCAAGGTACGGTATTAATTATTCTTCACATTGAATATAGTCTCTTCCTAATTGTATTGGTTCCATCTCTGTTTGAAGTAATACAAAGTAATACACTTTTACTTGGCTAGGTAAGCATTGAAATGGAGCTATGGAAGACTGTTGGCAATGGAAGATACGCAAGGAGCCAAGTGAAGAGCCGAGATGTTTGTTCAGTTGCCTGGTGGTGGACTCGAGGCTGCTGTTTGCAGAAAACTCAAAAAGGTCAAGGTTCGATCCTTCTTCGTCttgatttttgagattttaaaaACTGGTTCTCTTGTTACTCTCTTTTATGTTCTGgcttctgtgtttttttttttttgcagattgaatTCTAGATGCCGACGATCTAGATCTCCACTggtttgttcttgttctgtttaTTAATTTCTCAGTTTTGTTCTATATACGAAGATACTAAATTTGTGGTCATGTTTTTGTTCTTACAGGTGCCTCTTGAAAAAGGCAGCTCATATGCTCACCTTACCTAAGGTAACACATTCTTCCTAGATGTTTGTATATGGTGACAACTCTGTTTTGTGCGTTGTTTTGAAATCATTGATTTGCGTTTGATGCAGCCATGCAGGTAACATCTAATTTCCCGGAATGAATCGTTGAAGTCGAAGGCTGTTGGAGTTGGCAAGGGAAGATACACAAGGAGCCAAGTGAAGAGCAAACTCAAAAGGCCAAGgttcgatccttcttcttcttgattttcaCGTTTTTTTCTCgagattttaaaactaaatttaggGAGGCGATGGCGATAGATTGAGGGATGATCATCATCGAAGATTCGTTTTTATTCCGGTGGCAAAGACGATTAAGAGTTACGAGAGGGTGATTGATCGTGTTCGGAGAAGTATTTGGTACTCTCTGATCTAAAGAGGAAGCAAAAGACAACGAGTCCCTTGAAAAGATCTCTTCGGATACAGTTACATATGGTACTCTCTAATCtcactttctcttctctcttttcatcctccttcttcttcttcttcttcttgtttgcaGTTCTcatatttctctttctttgttgagTAGCGAGACGAGAGATATGGTGCTGGTTGAAATCGAAGATATGGAGTTTGGTAGGTGCATGTTGGCCATGAAAGATACATTACGGAAGGAGCCAAGTTAAGAGCCAAGATGTTTGTTCGGTTGAGGAGGCCGCTTGCCCTTGAGCTCAAAGGCcaaggtttgattttttcttctgtactttctcttttttgttgcCCTTTGAGCTCAAATTAGGATTCTCTTGGCGGTTTTGCTAACAGGTGAGCCTCCCAATTGTTAGAaggtattttttgtttctttattcttcttcttcttcttcttcttaatctgATTAAGTATGTTCCTTCTTCTGTCTTTTTCAGGGTTTTTGGAAGCAAATTTATGATCCGATCTGATCATCATCGCTCGCTCCCTCCTCCTACGGTTTGATTTCGaaatcttaattttaattacttgtCCTTATCTTGTTGTAGTAGATTGTGGTGGTCGATGTTGGTGCTATAGTATTGATTGATTGCTGtgttgctctctctctctctttttttttgttttctgaaactTTGTCACTCGTTTCCTCTGCTTTCGTTATAGCTTCTGATATTTTCACTTTTGGGTTTCTAAAATTGAATTACTTCTCATTGATTTAACATATGTGGAGGATGCTACTATGATAGTAAATGATCGGTGATATGGCTTTGATGTATCCTTGTCAAACTTTGAATATTGATggtttctagggtttttatcCATCGGGTAACTTCCTTTGTgtgtgtgctttttttttttcaggaaagGGATCAGTACTGTCTCTATGATGCTTTGTAATGCTACTTACTAAGGTTGACGCTATAGATGGAATTGTCTATGTATCATGCATATATACGACTCTACAAGGTTTAGTTTCTGATATTGTTGGAACAAACAAAGTTACATGTTCACTTCTTAATTTTCACTTTGCTtctctgttttcattcattatTCTCTCTGATTACATGTTttacttcgttttttttttttgttatttcaggttttggatgatgcttttatcaTTTTGTGATGGTTTTGACTGATCGGACCAGATCAGCAGTTGTTCAAGgtatattttttctgttttatctccTTATTCCTTAGTCCTTCCCCATATTTTTACATTGGCATATTGGTTTTTATAGCTGTTTCACTCTTATCATTTTTGGTTTCAATAGTACTGAAGTGTGGCTTATCATTGATATGTTGCAGATTGTACTTGATGAGCTACTGAAACTGACGGGCGGAGGACAAGTATCTGAGCTGCATTCGCCGGGCTACCAGCAATTCCACGGTTTGGCTTCCAATTTTgcttaatttccttttttctctttgatCTCAGTTGAGTggttttctaatatttttgatatgaaaGTTGCTACATTGAAGGAAGGATGCTGTTTGCAGAGAGCCAAATTCAATGGCCAAGGTTCCCTTCTTCATTCTCtgagtatttttgtttattttacgaATTAGATTTGGTAGTACATGATGAGCCTTGACTGAACTGTGACTTATCCTGGCTTTGTTGCAGATTGTACTCTTGATGAGCTAGTGAGATTGCTGGGCGGAGGAGAAGTATTTGGTACTCTCTGATTCAGAACCGAAACAAAGATGAACTTCACCTTACAGTAACAACATCAAACTGGTTCTACTtactcatttatatataatccaCGTTATACTCTTTTATGTTATGTATCTGActtaattttttgtgttttgttttttttgcagattgaaCCATTCCATACCTTTTGGCTATATACCCTAGCTAGATAAAGAGGAGGAGCTATCTGGTGCTCATCCTGCTCAAGTACTACAGAGCTTTGGTGTGTGTGTCTTTACTTCTCGGATtgaattttgtaatttggtaaGCTTCTTACTACGGTTGCTGATGTCACAAACTATGGAGATTTCTTGGCAAAGACCAGCTCATATGCTCGCCTTACTAAGGTAACACAAAATCTATTTAAGTTTCCATTCTGATTACCAAATTGATGTCTGAATGTGATCCATTTAATAGAGTGTCTTCATTTaacttaatttttgtatttttgtttttgcatataGAGTCATTTCATACCTTTTGCTAACGTAGATGCCAAGGAGCTATCTGGTGCTCATCCTGCTGAAGTACAGAGCTGTGTGTTTACTTCTCAGATTGAATTATGTATTTGGTACTTAAAGCTTCTTACTTAAGTTGCTGATGAGCTTTACTTCCGTGTTATTTATAGTGCAGGAAAAGTGGCTTGGATCTTCTAATCACCACACGCTTTTAGATCCTCTAAATGGAGAACCTCTCATTAAAGTTGCTGAAGTTGATGAAACAGTAACTCAGGTGCGAGCCGAGCCTATCAAAACAATTATTCGTACAAAGTGGTATTTGTCTCAATTCTAACTTTGATCTTTCCTCTGTTCTATGTTGCAGCCATATATGCTCCAAATAGCTACCAGCAAGCTGCAGGAGGAGTCTTTGTCACACGGAATTTTTTAGAGAACTGTTGCGGTGGTCAGGTACATGAATCTTTCACCAATTTTACATTGGTTCCAACTTATCAGTTTCAACAGCTTTTTATAATTCTTAAAGGATTACCAGTCATAACGTTTCTTGCTCAGAGGTGCCTATTTATACAGTTCATGTTTGTGCCTAGCTTTTTGAAATTACAATTTCAGAGTGTTTCTTCAGTTGACTAGTGGACTCGAGGAGGCTGCTTCAAGATCAAACTCAAAGGCCAAGGAAGCTGCTTGTAGATCAAACTAATATCGACAGGGTATCAAAGAAGATTGGTATGATGGAGAAAGCATTGCGTTTCCAGTGATTCTTGTCACAGGTAATGTTAACTTGTTTCACTTAATATGTGAAATCTTGATAATGACTCTTTGTGTTGTTCTgatgctttcttctcctctgcagCTGTCAGTGACTACAAACAGCATCTCCATTTTCAAAACTTGAGTgatgaaaagagaaacatacatCTAGAGGTATAGATTTGCACCAATGTAATTTGTCCTCcctcaataatatttttcttgttccCTCCTTAGTTACACTACACCTGTGCTGATTGCTGCAGGTGACAAGAGGTGGAAGGCCAGTGGATATTTCAATCTATGACACACTGTGGTGGGTGATGTCATACCTCTCAACATTGGAAATCAGGTAGGTGGGTCTGTGTCTAatcgaaattaaaatttatgtttaggTTCTTGCGGATGGAGTGCTAATATATGGCCACTCTCTTGCCCTTGATGAGTTCTTGATGAGTTCTTGATGAGTTTAGCATGACTGGAGAGAGCAAAATCGtgtgtatttttcttgtttcctaTCATAATTGAAAATTGTTGACTTTCTCGTCCCGCTATATGGTGAGTCAAGAGGTGGTGGTGCTGCTTTGAGTGTCAAGGAGgtttctgttcttcttctttgatcaacTATGTCATAGAAAGTTACTTAGTTAACGTTTTATGTTGATCGCTTACTCTTAATTGGGTGTCTATAGGCATCGGGAAAAGCTATTATACTGGTAACATGTGGAGAGCGAATGGCTGAACGAATTCTATGATGAATGGCAACAGAAGCTGTAAGTTCCGAATGAGAGATGTGCTTTTGTAGAGAAGGCAACAGAAGCTGTAAGTTCTTTTAACCATtacatttttgtatgtttatataCTCAGGTTCTGAAACAAATTTTGACATATAAAAGGAAAGTATAAGTCTATGCACTTTAACTTATATTTTCTGGCGTTTATACTTGGTTCTGCTGTATGCTGCATCCATCAGTAGGTCTATACTATGATCATATGCAGCTGATGAAGCCACAGTTGGAGTCCATCGGGGAGGAAATGCAAAACAAGGTATATGTTAACTTTTCCATTACAGCCATACATCATAGGATTAATCCTCAGTTTTGCTACTTTGTCAATAGCTTTTGCACTGACTAATTTCCTTATCTAATTTTCTCCATATTTCCTTTCAGGGCATGGACGCCGTTACGATGGCAGAAGatcaaaaaaagatgaagaatttATTTAAAGAGTAAGCTGATTTTAACTTCTTTTGATCAGAAATCAATTTCTCTTAAAGAGTGTTAAACTTCTTTTTTGTCTGATAAAACTAGTTATTAAGATTTGGAGTTTATGTCATATTATAACTGGTCTGCTCTGCCTGACTATTGAGTTGGTGTAGTCTCCTGACATACAgtgtttgtttataatttacAGATATGGTGTCACTCCATTCACTCCAGTGAAAGGGATGCTTATTCAGGGACCTCTGTCCATCTGCTTTTTTCTTGCTGTAAGATCTTTTAATCTTTAAGATGCTTGTTGGGCTATGTTGTTTGTCATGAGGCTTTTTGTCTCAAATGAGTTTAACTTTTTTCCCAGATTCAAAATATGGCAGAGAAGGTACCTTCATTCCAAACAGGAGGTGTTCGTCTTTCGcttattgtgtgttgtttcatTTGTGAATGCAAGGCTTCTAatggtcttctttgttttttttctctcaggtTGGTGAAAACCCATTGTAGACATCAATCCAAGTAAGTAAACTACTCAATTGGTCAAGGTATAATGGTTTCTGTTTCATCTCCTTTGTCCTTCCACATACTGTTTCATTAGCATAATGGTTTTGATAGCTGTTTCACTCTATCATTTTGGTTTCAATAGTACTGAAGTGTGGCTTATTATGGATTTGTTGCAGATTGTACATGATGAGCTACTGAAATTGATGGGTGGAGGAGAAAGTATCTGAGCTACCAGCATTtcagcttctctctctccacgGTTTAGCTTCCAGTTTTGCCCATGTTGAGTTATTATGTTCTCAGTTTGTTGAGTTATTATTTATCAGTTTGTTTGTTCTCAGACAAATCCCTTTTGTATGGAGATATCTCGACAAAGACCAGCTCATATGCTCGCCTTATTAAGGTaacaaacacatattttatttaagttcTTGTTCTTATTACCAAATTGATGCCTGAATGTGATCCATTTTAAAGAGTGTCTTCATTTGacttaatttttgtgtttttgtttttgcagatagAATCATTCCAAACCTTTTTGCTAATGTAGATGCCGAGGAGTTATCTGGANTTTTGTCTGATAAAACTAGTTATTAAGATTTGGAGTTTATGTCATATTATAACTGGTCTGCTCTGCCTGACTATTGAGTTGGTGTAGTCTCCTGACATACAgtgtttgtttataatttacAGATATGGTGTCACTCCATTCACTCCAGTGAAAGGGATGCTTATTCAGGGACCTCTGTCCATCTGCTTTTTTCTTGCTGTAAGATCTTTTAATCTTTAAGATGCTTGTTGGGCTATGTTGTTTGTCATGAGGCTTTTTGTCTCAAATGAGTTTAACTTTTTTCCCAGATTCAAAATATGGCAGAGAAGGTACCTTCATTCCAAACAGGAGGTGTTCGTCTTTCGcttattgtgtgttgtttcatTTGTGAATGCAAGGCTTCTAatggtcttctttgttttttttctctcaggtTGGTGAAAACCCATTGTAGACATCAATCCAAGTAAGTAAACTACTCAATTGGTCAAGGTATAATGGTTTCTGTTTCATCTCCTTTGTCCTTCCACATACTGTTTCATTAGCATAATGGTTTTGATAGCTGTTTCACTCTATCATTTTGGTTTCAATAGTACTGAAGTGTGGCTTATTATGGATTTGTTGCAGATTGTACATGATGAGCTACTGAAATTGATGGGTGGAGGAGAAAGTATCTGAGCTACCAGCATTtcagcttctctctctccacgGTTTAGCTTCCAGTTTTGCCCATGTTGAGTTATTATGTTCTCAGTTTGTTGAGTTATTATTTATCAGTTTGTTTGTTCTCAGACAAATCCCTTTTGTATGGAGATATCTCGACAAAGACCAGCTCATATGCTCGCCTTATTAAGGTaacaaacacatattttatttaagttcTTGTTCTTATTACCAAATTGATGCCTGAATGTGATCCATTTTAAAGAGTGTCTTCATTTGacttaatttttgtgtttttgtttttgcagatagAATCATTCCAAACCTTTTTGCTAATGTAGATGCCGAGGAGTTATCTGGATCAAGTACTACGGAGGTTTGGTGTGTGTGTTTACTTCTGAGATTGAATTTTGTATTTGGTA from Camelina sativa cultivar DH55 chromosome 2, Cs, whole genome shotgun sequence includes the following:
- the LOC104739864 gene encoding uncharacterized protein LOC104739864, encoding MTLLVLITKLMPEYAEELSGSSTTEGNRIGSSNTRFWILSMENSAIYICGQLLPVPLCMVLHNPFKSPQRHMIPLVWRYLDHMLALSPRLGLLHHLVFRWRFQWVSATLFLLPQSSPTNSTRLSLSLSLLLHPRDEVGRYARVWRNDEEDSEQTLR